The Lactuca sativa cultivar Salinas chromosome 2, Lsat_Salinas_v11, whole genome shotgun sequence genome includes the window CCATTATAAGTCATCAAGTTCCAAATTTTATGACTTATTGTTGGTAGATCTAGGTTTTTGTCATTATTTGGTCTATTTTAGTCTTATACCTTGGATTTTGGAAAACTCTCTGTCCCAAGGTTGTGTAGTTATGTTTTTTAGACTTTTTGTTGTGATTGAAATGCTTGAATGAGTCCCTTGCCCCCATGCAATTTGGTTTTTGAACTTTTGGAGTCATTTTGGATCTAGGGTTTTAGTTTTGGCTTGTTTATAATATATGCATAgacaaagtttgaaactttatctaTTAAGACATTTATTTGATCTGGTTTTGAAAGTATTAGCCTTGTCTTTACAGATTAAGAGGTTTAGAGAGAAGCTAATAAGACATTGGGGAATGGTGTGTTTGATGAGTGACATGATGCGTTTTCTGCACCAAACACGACTATTTTGCCATGAAGTGTAGCACGACGCATTTGGTCAAGGATCGCAGCACGTCTGATTGTAGAtcattgaccattgactttttgaccagtttgactttttgTCAAACGTTGAGGAATTGAGTTTGTAGACTAAAACTTGACCTCAAATTGTTATCTAGGTGGTTCATGAGACCGATtcttgcaagtgtgcatgtgtaATTGTGATTCTTCAACTTTCAGTTCTGGTAAGTTTTCTCATTATATTGTGTATGTGTATAACATTATATGTTTGGTGTGGTAGTGATGAAGCAAAATTAACAAAAGAGAAAAGAAAACACAAATTATTGGGGTGGAAACCCTTCAAAAAAATCCACAAGGCACACAGCTTGTTATATTAAAACCGATTAAGTAAATTATTGGGGTGGAAACCCTTGAAAAAAATCCACTAGGCACACAACTTATTATATTAAAACCGATTAAGTGTATAAAGGAGTTATGAATCAATATAGAGGGTAAAGTTATAACCGCCTACATATACGATAGTAACAAGAATTATAATATAAAGCTAATAACTAATAATAACTTTTTTTAGAAAGGATAAAACACACCTCTATATATTACTCTTAGATCTACATATTTCATCTTAATCGAGATTTGAACAATCAATCATTAGCTAGGCTTGAGAGGCACCAACCTATAGTCCGCTAAAGAGATGGTAACTTAATTTCCAAATCCTAATAACTAGGAAAAGGAAACAATCCCATAACAACCCTACGGGGAAATTGAGATCATGCATCAACAATATTCATATTAACATGTTGAAAAATAATTTCAATTCAATGTAACAGTATTAATTTATTTTACCAAAAAAATATAAGAGGGGTGTTTCATGTTTGTATAGAAAAAGTAAGACACAATATTTCTGAAGAAGAACACGATGCTAGTAATTTGTAGGTATCAATCAATGCTCACCCTTCGTTTTTAATGTTTGCCTTTTTTTACTCAACACATGTGACTTGAATTGTACCCAAATTAATTCCATTTCATTTAAGCGGTCTTCTTTCATCAATTCCTCTCAATTGAGGTTGGCACATGGAcgatgttttgattttctttttcctTTCATTAATTTGTCAATTGGCATTGCCAAAGTCGTTCTAACTTTTGCAAGAAAATTTGTCGAACATAACCCAACTTTGGATAATCGGCGTCACACTAAAATGATGTCTTTTACTAGCCTTTTATTCATTAATATAAATATGAGTAAATCATTTTAATTAATTGTTGTTATTCCTAGTCATTTAGTTATTCCTAGTCATTTATTTACGGATTAATCTAAAATATATAATTCAACGTCATATCTTTATTCTTTAAGGCTGTATAACAAATTTGAACCAGCTGAACGGGCTCAACAGCTATATCTGATGTTTGGTTTTGTTACTTTTTCCAGTTTAAAAAACAACCAATGACATATATTTCGTCTCATCACTACAATTTGGTTTTTGCTACAACTTAcaaataaataattcaaaattatataAACATTGTGATATCAAGGTCTCGTGCATAATATGAGCAATTAATATAGAACTTATCGTAGTATCTCCTTCAAGTTCCAAAAGTGCAAATACTCCTAGCTAGCAGTAACATAAATTggataataaaattttataaaaccgAAAACCTGGCAATTCAGGTGTACAAAAGTGTCATTACTtagtatataaaatataatattgaaGAAAGAAAGTGAgatatttaatgaaaaaaaaaaaaaaaaaaaaaaaacttatttagtTACCATTTTTCCTTGCTCGATGATCTTCTCTCTACCAACTTGATATAAAGGAGATGAGATGGGAGAAGAAAATGTGGAAGCAGCTGAAGTGAAAGAAACTATAGAATGATCAGAACAGGAAACACAATGATCACCAGAAATCCCAGCAAGCAAATCAACAAAAGCTCCAACAATGAACTCATGATTGTTCTTCCCATTCGTTCTCAAATACCATCCCAACAACTCCTCCAAACAATCCCAATCTTTCAAATCATGAGTCTCCACCATCTCCTTCATCGACTTCTTAAAATCCCCGTAAGGATTCTCAGATTCCATCTCCATCGCCACACTCTCTTTATATGGCAAAACACGACCATCACTACCACCGATATCTACAGGCGTACATTGCCTACCACTCCCTTGAGTTTCAAGTATCGAACTTGTGGGATCGGGTTCAAAAAACAACCGTTCAGACTTGACTACCCCACGTACAACCGTCTCCATGGAGGAGCACTCATTGTTCTCAAAGTACTTTTCTGACTCCGTCGACATGCTGGCAGATTCTGATGAGTTGGTGAAGTAGGAACCAAGCGTTGTAAGCTCAGCTTCTGCCTCAGCCAACGACTCCTTAGGACCTATAAACACCGAATCATCTGTGGTCGCTCGGAAAGAGAGGGTTTTTGGCTGCTTGCAGCTGGAAGGCCATAGCCATATTTCTTTGTGCTTGTTGAGTAACAACAGAGAAGGGATGAGATTCATGTTCTTCCCCATTTAGTCAAGTGAAGTGTTTGAAATACTTGAGTGAATACTCCTCAGACATAAGTGCTGTCCTCCATAGTTCGGTCTGGTATTAATGGGGCTGGTAGGGACTGTCTTATGTGTAATTAATGCTAGTGGTATGTAAAATTAGTTGTTTGCTTAGACAGGTGACTTTCATACAATATTTATAGTCTACCACGTTTATTTTTTCAGGCttattatattcatatattttttttaattaaacaaaatataatttaataaaataaaattatataaatttaataaaaaaatatgttattaatttaattagaaTCAATTAAATAGCTAAAAacgataattaaattaaaacactACATTATAAAGCTAattgtaatatatatttttttcatgatTGCCGCTCTAACACCCTAAAATATTCCATATCAAATTCACTTCCGTACCAAATTAATTAGATCGATAggttttattaaaattttcataTCGCAAGTTTTTTGCTTCTCTTCTCGAGCTTTCCTTTTCTCCTCCAATTTCTCATTTTCAAAATTCAAAcgattttcaaaattcaaattataaATCTCGAAATTATTAGCGACCTTTTGAATGTCATCTCCTCTTCCGATTCTCGGTGTACTAGCGACCTTTCAAAGCTATTATAATTTGTGCTTTTCTTTTTCCCCGTCTTTTGGGGTTGAATGGTTTGGGTTGGGTTTCCCAAACAATTTTAGGTctaggttttggttttggttttggttttggtacGAGATCTAGATGGGTTTCCCAAATAAATTCGACTTCCGTTTTTGAGGGTTGGCTTCCCAAAATGTACCCGGATGGTGGAGGAGATTTTGAAAAATGGTTGGGCTAAGATGTTGCGTTGTGTAATATTGTTGTTGTATTTATTAGTAGTAAAATTGTTGGGGTTTGAGTCGGGGCGAAATCATAGATGGATCAAGTTGTGCTCAGTAAACCGACGGATCCAAATTACGAACATTTGTACACGATTTGTTTCGAGCGTTAAATTGAAGTTTGTTTGGATTCATTTTTGGAGAACAAAGGTTTTAGTGTTTTTGTAGTTGAATGTAGTAGTGGTGTGAATATAATTGAATGTGttgtaatatatataattttgaaaaaaaaaaaatcaaaatatagcCATTTTTAAACGGCCAAAAATCTCAACGGTTAATTAATGGTGCGACAAAGGTTCCTGACACAGTGGGCTTACCGCACTCCCAACTCCCGGTCGATGTCGTTTTCACTACACCACCACAATGACACGTCACCACCGCAGGATGCGGTATAAGAGTGCACCTACCAGTCTTAATGCATTATCCCTTCTACCAAAATTTTCATCTATAGTTTTTGAGGCACACTTTTTTACTAACTAAACAACGAGAAAGTTTTACTAATATTCTATCTTTAAGTCATATTTCAAATGTTTAAGCACTTGGCTATTAATCAAAGTGCTTTTCATAAAATCTAGTTAAAAGGATTCATAAGCTAACTTAACTGTATACTAGAGAAATTAATTTacattataaaattataaatggtTGATGCGTAGCTTAACAAAATACAATAACTATCATATCTCTGTTTACTTTAGTGTTATTGTTCTGGAAAAAATTGTATGTTATGCCATTCCAGAATTCCGAGAAAGGGACAGAATATGGAAGCTCCATGGATACCTCCAAAAAAGGTGGTGGGTATCGTTGAAAAGACGAAGAATATCAATATTCCATGCTTAATACATTTCCTAATCTCGGTACAGACATTCGGACTTCTATTATGTTGGATCATATCCTCCTAAGATGTCCCATTATATTTTTTAAGCTATGCAAAACTATGAAGAATCCAAAAGAGCCATACAAAAAGTTGTTGGGAAATTGTACATCTAGTCGGTGTGATGGTAGCATCTAATGATCTAAAATAGAAGAAGAAATGATTATTGAttttaataaagaaataaaacttGTGGACAATGGATATCTAAAGTGTGTTTGGGTtggcttttaaaatgattttttatttttttctttttaaaaaagttaaaaggTTTAATAAGATGTTTGGAAACTTTAAAAGTTCTTTTAAAATAGCTTTTGGCTAAGAACTTTTCGACTTCTCCAAAAGTTccaacatatttaaaaaaatagacAACGATTTATTAATGGCGAAAAAGCATTATATTTGTTACGGTTTTCGCAATTATAGAAATAAAGTTAATTATTATGTGGTTAATTAATGTAACATGTATGtactataatatttaattaggtgTAAAATTCATATATTACataagtttatttaaaaaaatttaatatgaaattttaacagtttgaatttataagaaaaatgaaaaaaaaatttgtattATTAAAATTAACGAGGTTTTAATGTatttaatacattacatatataaactctttctaacaaataccttttatatatatatatatatatatatatatatatatatatatatatatatatatatatatatatatatatatatatataacttacatATAAATGATGAATTTTaagttaataaaataaaaattacaataaaataacaagtgtaaaataaaaaattcaaaaattttaaaaaatgacaTATATCCAAATGAAAGGAAAAaaagacatgtggcaaaattttatttatttattagggaggattgaattttaattttctttattaAATTAAGATGCAAATGTCTATTACATCGTCACTAATCACGACGTGCCCATATAATTCGTGCCATACGTCTACGATATTCCATACATTCAGCCGCTACATCATCTTTTTTTATGTTCAACTCTTTACCACTACTTAGAGCCTCTAACCACATGCAAACAAAAACCCCGCAATCACTGCCATTTACTTGTTGGGGTACACCTTTGGCAAATTGAATATTCAAATTCATGTGGGTGGACTCTCGTCCAGTCTTTGTCCAATAATCTATTAACTTTAAGAAGTCATTGAAATTCTCTTTGAAAGCTAGTAGGTTTTCCAATATTATCTCATTAGATACTTCTGAAATCGAGCTATCATAAAGTGTTAAATTCCATGTCCTCAGGTCCATACCTCCCGTCAACCAATGACAATTGTTAATATTGATAGGAAACAACACCTGTGCAATGATGTGGAAATTAAATCTTAGAAATCTACATTAATATAACAAACTTTATGAATAACAAAATATACTTACCAAATCAACATTAGCCCAATCTTCATACGGAGGCTTCGACCCATTTGCAAAAGGGATCAATGACTTCTCGTCAAAAAAGGCCATAAAATGGATGGGCATAATCGTCCATCTTTCGTCGGGGAGCTTGGTATCTAATAGTAAAAGGCTCCACATATCGATATGCTATTTATAGTGGGTAAAAAGGGTAATCAGTCATCGATAtccattttattatatttttcaatTTAAAACATATAAGATTATTTACCGAAGTTTCTAGCCAACCACGTTCTTCAATTGGATCATTATGGCAGAAAATGTGCTTCCAGAAATCAATGCCCCAAGGATAGCCCACATATTCGCCTCTATATGTAAAAGAAAGTGCTTCTTCATCCCTTTTATCATATAAAGCAAATATTTCTTCAGATTGTAATGCATCTATTTTGAAATGTGGAGGACGGAGTGGTTCTCGTGAAGTCGAAGGGATACTCATATATGAAGATTTGAAATAGGCTCTTGGGCGTTTTTTATGCTTATTGAGATCCACATTTTTTGGTATCTTGTACATTGGCCCTTTATCGACGATAGATCTATCCTAAATGACAAAACATAATATTATATATTGATTTCTCACACAACGGAAAACAGTAGTTAACAAAATACCTTCTTCTTTTCTACATCCTCAAATATGACAACTTTGTCATCCTTATTGTTCCCACATTCATCATTTGACCCATCATGTATGCCAACAACCTTTTTATCTACATCCTTAAACATGGCAACCTTTATATATGACTCCTTCTCATCTTCCTTATTCGGCACGACCTGCATGCCAACATACTAGCATTATAATAAAACAACTTATTAGTATATAATGAAGAGTAGCTCACAACATGTACATACTGTATGATCAGTAGACTTTGCTTCCTCCTCTACATGCTTCTTCTCATCCCCCTCCATCTTATCAATAAATTCATCAGCATCAACAAACATATTCTCGTAATTATCCATCACACATGGCACAGTAGCTCTCATAAGAGTCAGTTCTTGTCTAATCTGTGTGAAACTGTTGGACATTTCTTTCTTAATCTGCACCATATCATTCGCAATCATGTTCTGACAAGTCTGTAATCCTTGGATTGTAGCCTCGATCGTTGTTAACCTCTCCTCATATGTACCCATGATGGTGGCGGCAAATGGTATTGGTGTGATCTGTTTGTGCATTGATGAGGATGAAGGGACACCAGTACGAGCCATCTTCTTTGGTGTCCTTTTGGCCTGTTTATCTTGAACGCCATTAGAAAAAGGGGAGCTTTCTATCAACCATATAGTAGAGTGCTCGACATTGTTTGGTGTAAGTCGCAGCCATAAATGTTTGTAAACATCCTAAAAATTAAGATAGTAATTGTttagaaaataataattataacatTTGGTTAATTAAATATCTTAAATATATCGAAAATACCTGATATCCATGTATAAATGACATACAAGACTCCCAACTGATGTCTATCACCCTTTTCCATTGTAGGATCCTTGGGATGACCTTCTTATTTAGTTCGGTGAACTCAAGAGCTATTTTGTGAAACATCTCCCATATCCATATCTATCAAGTTAtacaataaaaaagaaaattcaaagttAGTTTATCTGGAAAACATACAATAGTCCGTACGCACTATACATTAATACATCCTTTTCTTTCATACACATGGTATTTAATAGaggtgtatgtatgtatatatgcttCATTATTTATTGTTCTCTTGAAGTCATTAAAATTGTGTTTTAAGAATTCAAAATATTCGTATAGATAAAgatacacatatataaatataaattgtaTTAATAATTTTGTTTTGTATTAATTCTTGGTAGGGATTTTGTTTTAAAGTTTAGGATATGTATGAGGAATAGTTGTTGGGCATGGAGCTAAGGTGCTTAAGGTAACAAACAGTGTTATGCCGAGGGCTCAATATATTAATCCTTGGCGGTCCTGGTTGGTGCAGTCGCATGGGCCTCCAATCATAAAGGGCGTTAGTTTGGATATTTGATTACTAAAaattagaagatataagtattaattaaAGAATAGTTGCATGTTAATTAATCTCATTCATTTTTTATTAACAACAAATATTaggttttataaatatttaatatcaaTTAAAATTTAGAGATCAACATAAAGACATTACACATCCAAAGATAActcaaaatttaaaactggatttgGGTTTTAGGGTCAAATTAAGTATACAACAATATTAGCATTCATGTTTTGTCCCTTTTGTAATTAATGAGCATGAAGAAACTGAATTTCACATTCTTTTCAGCTTGCAAAATTGCTCTGGAGGTGCGTGCGGAGTTGCACAAGTGTTGTAATGCCATTCCCACATTAAGTCCCAATCTGGACAGCTTGTTCAAATATATTAAGGGCAGAATACAGCAATCTTCTAAACAACATGCATCATGCTCTTTGACATGGTCGTGAGGTCTTTCACCTAGGTTTTTGGGATTTTGTAGGAACGGCTTATCTTTAGAAACGGTGATTGTAAACCACAATGTATTTATTTCTAGTGAGGTTCAACATTTTGCTTTTGAGTGGATTAGATGTCGTTCTAGATATGGTAGAAAGGTTAACTGGAACCTATACCCTCGATAGTTTTTTTAGTTAATATAGCTTcccattcaaaaaaaaaaaaaaaaaaaaaaacattaattaacTAAAAAGAATGAGGACATGCATGGCAATTTAGGTGTAAGTAAATGTGTCATTACTTGTTATATAATATTGAAGAAGTAAGTAAGGTATCTAATACAAGTTATAAGACTTATTTAGTTACCATTTTTCCTTGATCGATGTTCTTCTCGCTACCAACTTGATATAAGGGAGATGAGATGGGAGAAGAAAAAGTGGAAGCGGCTGAATTGAAAGAAGCTATAGAATGATCGGAGCAGGAATCATCACCACCAGAAATCCCAACAAGCAAATCAACAAAAGCTCCAATAATGAACTCATGATTGTTCTTCCCATTCATTCTCAAATACCACCCCAACAACTCCTCCAAACAATCCCAATCTTTCAAATCAAGACTCTCCATCATCTCCTCCATCGACTTCTTAAAATCCCCATACGGATCCTCCGATTCCATCACCATTGCCACACTCTCTTTATACGGAAAAACACCACCATCAATATCTACAGGCGTAGTACGTTGCCTACCACTTCCTTGAGTTTCAAGTATCGCACTTGTTGTATCAGGTTTAAAAAACAACCTTTCAGACTTGACCCCACGTACGATTATCTCCACCGAGGAGGACTCGTTGTAGTCAAAGTATGTTTCGGATTCAGTCGACATGCTGGCAGTGGCGGATTCTGATGAGTTACTGAAGTAGTAACCAGGCATTGTCAGCTCGACTTCTGCCTCAGGCAAAAACTCCTTAGGATCTATAAACAACGAATCATGATCTGGTGTAGTGGCTCGAAAAGAGAGGGTTTTTGGGTGCTTGCAGGAAGGCCATAGTCGTATTTCTTTATGTTTGTTGAGTAACGGAGAAGGAGAAGGCGAGAGATTCATGTTCTTCCTCATTTAGTCAAGTGGAGTGTTTGAAATACTTGTGTGGATATATACTCCTTAGACATATGCATCTCCCTCCATTGTTCGGTTTGGTATTTATAGGGATCACACAATGTCATCGGATGGGTCGTAGGGAATATAATTATTTTGACACTAATGAATATGTTGTTAAAATATTTATGTCATTGTTATTAACTacataataatttttatttttacactaattgtaattattttaaattatacaataaataaacaaatattaaAACCACGTTATTTGGCCTCTAGCTATATTATTTGAGTTACGTGTGGCTAATTATTATTAACTAGGTGTGATACCTATATATTACATaggtttattttgaaaaaaataaatatgaaattttaacaatttaaaagtttgaatttataaaaaaaaaatgagaaaaattttaaattattaaa containing:
- the LOC111916218 gene encoding transcription repressor OFP13; its protein translation is MGKNMNLIPSLLLLNKHKEIWLWPSSCKQPKTLSFRATTDDSVFIGPKESLAEAEAELTTLGSYFTNSSESASMSTESEKYFENNECSSMETVVRGVVKSERLFFEPDPTSSILETQGSGRQCTPVDIGGSDGRVLPYKESVAMEMESENPYGDFKKSMKEMVETHDLKDWDCLEELLGWYLRTNGKNNHEFIVGAFVDLLAGISGDHCVSCSDHSIVSFTSAASTFSSPISSPLYQVGREKIIEQGKMVFGFIKFYYPIYVTAS
- the LOC128132455 gene encoding uncharacterized protein LOC128132455, with protein sequence MQVVPNKEDEKESYIKVAMFKDVDKKVVGIHDGSNDECGNNKDDKVVIFEDVEKKKDRSIVDKGPMYKIPKNVDLNKHKKRPRAYFKSSYMSIPSTSREPLRPPHFKIDALQSEEIFALYDKRDEEALSFTYRGEYVGYPWGIDFWKHIFCHNDPIEERGWLETSHIDMWSLLLLDTKLPDERWTIMPIHFMAFFDEKSLIPFANGSKPPYEDWANVDLVLFPININNCHWLTGGMDLRTWNLTLYDSSISEVSNEIILENLLAFKENFNDFLKLIDYWTKTGRESTHMNLNIQFAKGVPQQVNGSDCGVFVCMWLEALSSGKELNIKKDDVAAECMEYRRRMARIIWARRD
- the LOC111916219 gene encoding uncharacterized protein LOC111916219 codes for the protein MRKNMNLSPSPSPLLNKHKEIRLWPSCKHPKTLSFRATTPDHDSLFIDPKEFLPEAEVELTMPGYYFSNSSESATASMSTESETYFDYNESSSVEIIVRGVKSERLFFKPDTTSAILETQGSGRQRTTPVDIDGGVFPYKESVAMVMESEDPYGDFKKSMEEMMESLDLKDWDCLEELLGWYLRMNGKNNHEFIIGAFVDLLVGISGGDDSCSDHSIASFNSAASTFSSPISSPLYQVGSEKNIDQGKMIWIWEMFHKIALEFTELNKKVIPRILQWKRVIDISWESCMSFIHGYQDVYKHLWLRLTPNNVEHSTIWLIESSPFSNGVQDKQAKRTPKKMARTGVPSSSSMHKQITPIPFAATIMGTYEERLTTIEATIQGLQTCQNMIANDMVQIKKEMSNSFTQIRQELTLMRATVPCVMDNYENMFVDADEFIDKMEGDEKKHVEEEAKSTDHTVCTCCELLFIIY